From the Amblyraja radiata isolate CabotCenter1 chromosome 14, sAmbRad1.1.pri, whole genome shotgun sequence genome, one window contains:
- the atp5pf gene encoding ATP synthase-coupling factor 6, mitochondrial → MILQSLFRFSAAARSALSLQLQRNIGFTAVVFNQTKNLDPIQKLFLDKIRDYDTKSKKAGGVVDAGPEYQKNVDQEITKLRRFYGGGDLEKFPEFKFEEPKFDEVTK, encoded by the exons ATGATTCTGCAAAGCCTCTTTCGGTTTTCGGCCGCCGCGCGGTCTGCACTCTCGCTTCAGCTTCAGCGAAACATCGGCTTCACAGCCGTCGTGTTTAACCAgaccaagaacctcgacccaataCAGAAGCTCTTCTTGGACAAGATTCGTGACTACGACACCAAGAGCAA gaAAGCGGGCGGTGTTGTTGACGCTGGCCCAGAGTACCAGAAGAACGTGGACCAAGAGATCACCAAGTTGCGGCGATTCTACGGCGGTGGAGACCTTGAGAAGTTCCCAGAATTTAAATTTGAGG AACCAAAATTTGATGAAGTCACCAAATGA